A window of Clostridium botulinum BKT015925 contains these coding sequences:
- a CDS encoding glycogen/starch/alpha-glucan phosphorylase, which yields MNLDKETIKKDFVKKLINMFSEDIDEASIHHKYLAFGSLIKDYCAENWMNTNKRYIKDGEKQVYYFCMEFLIGRLLRSNLLNLGIEKQSEDALKELGIDIKELEDAEMDAGLGNGGLGRLAACFLDSMASLGIPGHGCGIRYKYGLFEQKIVNGYQVEIPDNWLKEGNVWEIRKDNKAVIVRFGGVVTPEMLNGRLNFKHENYQAVKAVPYDTPVIGYKNNTVNNLRLWSAETVDEDKDLDFSFFKYGNYSKAVEYKSSIESISQVLYPDDSQYEGKVLRLKQQYFFVSAGIQSIIRNFKKRNKTITELDKYIAIHINDTHPSLAVPELMRILIDEEELDWDEAWDITTKIISYTNHTIMAEALEKWPINMFKELLPRIYMIVEEINRRFTEDIKAKYGNDKYKINKMAIINEGQIRMANLAIVGGHSVNGVAKLHTEILKKRELLDFYDLYPEKFNNKTNGITHRRWLIQSNPNLASFITEAIGDEWMKNPKKLTDLLKYLNKKRFIERLYEIKKDNKINFAHQIKKNYNIDINPNSIFDVQVKRLHAYKRQMLNLFHIIYLYNKLKENPNLDIVPRTFIFGAKASPSYYLAKEIIKLINTVGNKINNDKEIQDKIKVIFLENYRVSLAEKIIPCADVSEQISTASKEASGTGNMKFMMNGAITIATLDGANIEIREAVGDDNIVSFGLSAEEVMNYEKNGGYNARDFYNSDKRIHKIIDQITNGYFGVPSSEFKNIYRHFMEQNDEYFVFKDFDSYIKAQEKIDALYRNKEKWLQMSAVNIAKSGVFSSDNTIEQYSNEIWHTNMYK from the coding sequence ATGAATTTAGATAAAGAAACTATAAAAAAGGATTTTGTGAAAAAACTAATAAATATGTTTTCAGAAGATATAGATGAAGCATCTATACATCATAAATATTTAGCTTTTGGTAGTTTAATTAAAGATTATTGTGCTGAAAATTGGATGAATACAAATAAGCGTTATATAAAAGATGGAGAAAAACAAGTTTATTATTTTTGCATGGAATTTTTAATAGGAAGACTTTTGAGAAGTAATTTATTAAATCTTGGAATAGAAAAGCAAAGTGAAGATGCATTAAAAGAATTAGGTATAGATATAAAAGAGTTAGAAGATGCCGAAATGGATGCAGGACTTGGAAATGGAGGTCTTGGAAGGCTTGCAGCATGTTTTCTTGATTCTATGGCATCCCTTGGTATTCCAGGCCATGGATGTGGAATAAGATATAAATATGGACTATTTGAACAAAAAATAGTTAATGGATACCAAGTTGAAATACCTGATAATTGGTTAAAAGAAGGTAATGTGTGGGAAATTAGAAAAGATAATAAAGCAGTAATAGTTCGATTTGGAGGCGTTGTAACTCCAGAAATGTTAAATGGAAGGCTTAATTTTAAGCATGAAAATTATCAAGCGGTTAAAGCAGTTCCTTATGATACTCCAGTGATAGGATATAAAAATAATACAGTAAATAATCTAAGACTTTGGAGCGCAGAAACTGTAGATGAAGATAAAGATTTAGATTTTTCATTTTTTAAGTATGGAAATTATTCAAAAGCAGTAGAATATAAATCATCAATTGAGTCTATATCACAAGTATTATATCCGGATGATTCGCAGTATGAAGGAAAGGTATTGAGATTAAAGCAACAATATTTCTTCGTAAGTGCAGGAATACAGAGTATAATAAGAAACTTTAAAAAAAGAAATAAAACAATTACAGAATTAGATAAATATATAGCAATTCATATTAATGATACACATCCTTCTTTAGCTGTACCAGAACTTATGAGAATTCTTATAGATGAAGAAGAATTAGATTGGGATGAAGCATGGGATATAACTACAAAGATAATATCTTATACAAATCATACTATAATGGCAGAGGCATTGGAAAAATGGCCTATAAATATGTTTAAAGAATTACTTCCTAGAATTTATATGATAGTAGAAGAAATTAATAGAAGATTTACAGAAGATATTAAAGCGAAATATGGAAATGATAAGTATAAGATAAATAAGATGGCTATTATAAATGAAGGTCAAATAAGAATGGCAAATTTAGCTATAGTTGGAGGACATTCAGTAAATGGTGTTGCAAAACTTCATACTGAGATTTTAAAGAAAAGAGAGCTTTTGGATTTTTATGATTTATATCCTGAAAAATTTAATAATAAAACAAATGGTATAACTCATAGAAGATGGTTAATCCAATCAAATCCTAATTTAGCAAGTTTTATAACTGAGGCTATCGGAGACGAATGGATGAAGAATCCTAAAAAATTAACAGATTTACTAAAATATTTAAATAAGAAAAGATTTATAGAAAGATTATATGAAATAAAGAAAGATAATAAAATAAATTTTGCTCATCAGATAAAGAAAAATTACAATATTGATATAAATCCCAACTCAATTTTTGATGTTCAAGTGAAAAGGTTACACGCCTACAAAAGACAAATGTTAAATTTATTCCACATAATATATTTATATAATAAATTAAAAGAGAATCCTAATTTAGACATAGTTCCAAGGACATTTATTTTTGGAGCAAAGGCATCGCCAAGTTATTATTTAGCTAAAGAGATAATAAAGTTAATAAATACTGTAGGAAATAAAATTAATAATGATAAAGAGATACAGGATAAAATAAAAGTTATATTTTTAGAAAATTATAGAGTATCCCTTGCAGAAAAAATAATACCTTGTGCAGATGTAAGTGAACAAATATCAACAGCTTCAAAGGAAGCATCAGGAACAGGAAATATGAAGTTTATGATGAATGGAGCAATTACTATAGCTACATTAGATGGAGCTAATATAGAAATAAGAGAAGCCGTTGGTGATGATAATATTGTAAGCTTTGGTTTAAGTGCAGAAGAAGTTATGAACTATGAAAAGAATGGTGGATATAATGCAAGAGATTTTTATAATTCTGATAAGCGAATTCATAAAATAATAGATCAAATAACAAATGGATATTTTGGAGTGCCAAGTTCAGAGTTTAAAAATATATATAGACACTTTATGGAGCAAAATGATGAGTATTTTGTATTTAAGGATTTTGATTCTTATATAAAAGCTCAGGAGAAAATAGATGCTTTATATAGAAATAAAGAAAAGTGGTTACAGATGAGTGCTGTAAATATTGCAAAATCAGGAGTATTTTCAAGTGATAATACTATAGAGCAGTATTCAAATGAAATATGGCATACCAATATGTACAAATAG
- a CDS encoding LysM peptidoglycan-binding domain-containing protein, whose protein sequence is MKSQTKKTLIIISSSIVLFSSIFFLTLNLNNLMHSNKNTNSIGIKESQSNKNLNNNNVKENKSIDLKDNDTISARPEKYSDYIVKDGDTLYSIARTTMPWKCQEDAIKTLQTMNSLKDREFLTAGSHLMIPVNDVDQTGCTKYIVHQGENLYTIAEKYLPNLNPNDAVNIIMKKNNLTDSSLLSTGLEIYIPNAETAAVNSNNIKKNK, encoded by the coding sequence ATGAAATCACAAACAAAAAAAACTTTAATAATTATTTCTTCATCTATAGTATTATTTTCTTCAATATTTTTTCTAACATTAAATTTAAATAATTTAATGCATTCCAATAAAAACACCAATTCTATTGGCATAAAAGAAAGTCAATCAAATAAAAATTTAAATAACAATAATGTTAAGGAAAATAAATCAATCGATCTCAAAGATAATGACACTATATCTGCTCGTCCAGAAAAATATTCAGATTACATAGTAAAAGATGGTGATACTTTATATAGCATAGCTAGAACAACAATGCCTTGGAAATGTCAAGAAGATGCAATTAAAACACTACAAACTATGAATAGCCTTAAAGATAGAGAATTTCTTACTGCCGGTTCTCATTTAATGATTCCAGTAAATGATGTGGACCAAACAGGATGTACAAAGTATATTGTGCATCAAGGAGAAAATTTATATACTATCGCCGAAAAATATTTACCAAACTTAAATCCAAATGATGCAGTTAATATTATTATGAAAAAAAATAATTTAACAGATTCCTCACTTTTAAGTACTGGTCTTGAAATATATATTCCTAACGCTGAAACCGCTGCTGTAAATTCTAATAACATAAAGAAAAATAAATAA
- a CDS encoding DUF1292 domain-containing protein — MQTQQSIVVTNEYGKQIELELIDTITIKNDRYVIVSIPGSNNANAYREISRKNGEIEYASIGSGAEFKRVLDVYNAKSDE; from the coding sequence ATGCAAACGCAACAAAGCATAGTAGTAACAAATGAATATGGAAAACAAATAGAATTGGAGTTGATAGATACGATTACAATTAAGAATGATAGATATGTAATTGTGTCTATACCAGGTTCTAATAATGCTAATGCTTATAGAGAAATAAGCAGGAAAAATGGCGAAATAGAATATGCTTCAATAGGTTCAGGAGCAGAATTTAAAAGAGTTCTAGATGTTTATAATGCTAAATCAGATGAATAA
- a CDS encoding ferredoxin: MKANVDQDTCIGCGLCPSICPEVFDMGDDGKAHVTVESIDDGCTESASEARGACPVEAIDIEE, translated from the coding sequence ATGAAGGCTAATGTAGATCAAGATACATGTATAGGATGTGGACTATGTCCATCAATATGTCCTGAAGTTTTTGATATGGGGGATGATGGAAAAGCACATGTAACAGTAGAATCAATTGATGATGGATGTACAGAGTCTGCTTCAGAAGCAAGAGGAGCATGTCCTGTGGAGGCTATTGATATAGAAGAATAG